The genome window AGGCTGCGTCGCGCGCCTTCTCGCCGTGGGCGATGAGCGCCCAGCCCGCGCGCGACTGCTTGCACTCGCCGCTCTTGAACTTCAGCAGCCGGTGCTGGCCCTGAGCCTCGTCACGGTCCGCGTCCCACAGCGCCTGCTGCTTGCCGCCCGTCCCCTCGTAGTCGACGCCGTTCCACTCACACCAGGCGATGACGTCCTTGAGCCGCACCAGCTTCGCGCTCCGCGACAAGGAGAGTTCCGTCACGGCCGCCACGAGGAGGCCAGGGGAGATGACACGCATGGAAGAAGCCCCGTTGCAGGTCAGCGATTGCAGCCAACCTACAGCGGGGGTGGTGTCGGAAGGTCCATGACGACTCCATGCCTTTGTCATGGTTCTGTCATGCCTCACGCGGCGCTTGACTCGCAGCGTTGAAGACAGCGCGCGGCGTCATGGCTGGCGGGCGTGGACTCAGTACAGCAGCGAGGGGACGGGCACGAGCGCGTCGAACGCGGCGCCATGGCCCAACTGTCCGTCGCAGTTGTTGCCCCACGCCCAGAGGATACCCTCCGAGTCCACGGCGAGCGAGTGCTCGGGTCCCGCGGCCATGGCCTGCACTCCGCTGGTGAGATTCAGGACCTCGTTGGGCTGGATGCGCAGGCGGTCATGCCCCGCGCCCCGGTTGCCCCACGTGTTGTCGCCGCCCATCCACAGCGTCCCGAAGGCGGTGCGCGCCATCGACGAGGCACCGCCGGCGGCGACGTCGAGGATGCCCTCGATGTCGATGGCTCGCGGGCTCGTGGCCACGCTCCAGTCGGTGGTCATCAGCGAGGCCGACGCGCCGAAGCCGCAGGCCCAGCCGCGGCCCTCGGACGTCACCAGCAGCGAGTGGCTCTCTCCCGCAGCCACCGAGGTGACCTCCGCGAGCCCGGACACCTGCACAGGGAGCAGGCCGTGGGTGCGCGTCCCCTGGCAGAGCTGGCCATCGCCGTTGGCACCCCAGCTCCACACCGTGCCGTCATAGCGCACCGCCAGGGCATGGCTCGAGCCCGCGGCGATGGCGACGATTCCGTCCAGCGTGGTGATGCGGGCGGGGGTGAAGCGCATCGTCGTGGTGCCGTCGCCCAGCTGTCCCGCCCAGTTCTCGCCCCAGGCCCACACCGTCCCGTCTCCGCGCAGCGCCAGGCCGTAGTAGTTGCCCGCGGCGATGGCCACGATGTCGTCGAGCCCCGGTACCTGCCACGGCGTGGAGGCGTAGTTGCCCCAGCGCCAGACGGTGCCGTCCCAGCGCAGTCCGATGGACTGGTGGCCATGGGCGGCGACGCTCTGGAAGCCAGCGAGCCCCGGCACCTGGGCGGGGGTGATTCGACGCGCCGAGGTGCCGTCGCCCAGCTGGCCCTGCTGGTTGTCGCCCCAGGCCCAGACGGTGCCGTCGTCGCGCACGGCCAGCGAGTGGCTCTCTCCCGCCGCCACGGAGACCACGCCCGACAGTCCCTCGGTGGCCACGGGCGTCCAGTGGCGGATGGGCTCGCCGCCGCCGCGCTGACCGTAGCGGTTGTGTCCCCAGGCCCAGAGCGTGCCGTTGGAGCGAGTGGCCAGCGAGTGGCCCTCGCCCGCGGCAATCGCCGTCACGCCCGTGAGCCCCACCACCTGCGTGGGCACGAGTGCCACCGCCTTGCTGCCGGTGCCCAGCTGGCCGTGCTGGTTCGCCCCCCAGCTCCACACCGTGCCGCTGGAGGTCAGCGCCAGGATGAAGGTGTCGCCCACGGCCACGTCCGTGACGCCGCTCAGCCCCGCGACCTGCTCGAGCGGGTAGTCCTTGAACACCCACCGCCAGACGGTGCCGTCGGACTTCACGGCCACCACCTCCATGGAGCCCACGCTCGCGGCGGTGACCTGGGTGATGCCCTGGACCTGGACGGGCGTGCTGCTGGACTCGACCGTCTCATCACCGATGACGCCCGTGTCGTTCGAGCCCCACGCCCACAGCGTGCCGTCGAAGCGCATCGCCAGGGACAGTTGGGAGCCCGCGGCGACGGCCACCATGCCGCTCAGGCCAGGCACCTGGGCGGGTGTCCCGCGCGCGCTCGTCGTCCCGTCGCCCAGCTCTCCCGAAGCGTTGCAGCCCCAGGACCACACCGTCCCATCCGCCTTGGCGACCAGCGTGTGGCAATAGCCCGCCGCGATGGCCGTCGCCCCCGTGAGCCCTGGCACCTGGCGGGGCACCATGCTGCGCGTCGTCGAGCCGTCACCCAACTGGCCCTCCTGGTTGTCACCCCAGGCCCAGACGGTGCCTCCGGACTTGAGCGCGAGCGAGAAGTAGGCCCCCGCGGAGACCGCCACGGCGCCCGTCAGGCCCTGCGCCTGGATGGGCGTGGAGGTGAACAGGGGCGAGGCGTTGCCGAGCTGCCCCTGCGTGTTGGACCCGGCGCCCCAGACGGTGCCGTCCGGGCGGATGGCCAGCGAGTGGTCGGCCCCGGCGGCGATGCGCGCCTTGGGCTTCGTGCGGATGACGGCGGCGGTGGCGCGCGCCTCGTCCTCATGTGGCGTCGCCTCGCGCGGCTCACAACCCACCGCGAGACAAACCCCGACGCACAGACTCATCCAGAAGACCGGACGCGGCGCTGCGGCTCGATGCATGTGTGCTCCCCCTGGTTCCCCGATAACGGCCGCGAATCATCGGGAAACAGGGGCGACACACGCAAGACGGACGGCGTTGATTCCGCGTCGCGAAGCCACCAAGGCGCTTCAGAACATGTGGCCGAAGGTGATGTAGACGCGCTGGCGTCCCGTCTCGGTGGAGCGCGCGTAGTCCATGCGGACCACGGCGGCGCGGCGCATGAGGCGCAGGCCTCCGCCGATGCCCGGGTGCCACTCGTGCCACTTGCCGTCGGGCACGCCCGGGTGCCACACGCGGCCCAGGTCCAGGAACATCACCGCGCCCACCTTCATGCTCTTGCCGAACACCTGGAGGTTGGCGGCGTGGTAGCGCAGCTCCGTGTTGCTGAAGGCCTTGACGTTGCCGGAGAAGCGGTTGCGCTCGATGCCGCGCACGCTGCTCATCCCGCCGATGCCCTCCGACACGTTGACGCCGCCGGTGTTGCTCCACTCGAAGAACGGCACCTCGCCGAAGAGCATGTCCAACGTCAGCCGCTGCGCCAGCGTCAGCCGCGACGACAGCTTGAGGTAGCGCCGCTCGCTCAAGGTGATGCCCGCGTACTGGTAGCGGCTGCCGGTGGCCATGCCGGAGACGCGCAGGGCGATCTCCTCCACGCCGCCCTCCAGCGGGTCCGTCTCGTCGTCGCGCGTGTCCCACAGCGCGCCCACGAGCAGCTGCCCCGTCATGCCGCCCTCGATGCCCAGCGGACGCTGCTGGTGGAGCATCGATTCGTCGTACGTGTCCACGCTGGTGTAGCGCAGCGCATAGCCCACGTAGGACTGCAGCGGATGGGTGGGGCCGAAGGGCCGCCCGCGCAGGCGGAACCAGCCGCCCGGCGCGCCCTTGTCGAAGGTGTAGCGCTCGTTGTCCAGGTCGCCCTGGAAGTCGGGCGCCGAGAGGTTGCCCGCGCCGAAGAAGGGGCTCTTCAGCTCACGCCGGTACTCCAGGCCGGCCTCCAGGCGCAGCGGGCCGATGAGCCGGGGCCCGTCGTAGCGCACGTAGTGGCTCTGCACGCCGCGGCTGCTGAAGAGCACCTGCGCGCCGATGCTGTGCGCGTACGGCGTCTTGCCGGGGCCGTACAGGTAGATGCCACCGACGGCGCCGTAGCTGATGCCGTGGTCCGAGCTGAACGTCATCATCGGCAGGGCGATGATGTCCGAGCCGGAGTCCGCCTTCGTTTGAGGCAGCCCGGGCGCTGGCCGGGGAGGCGGCTTCACCGGAGCGGCGCCGAGCACGACGAGGAGGACAGCGGGAAGGAGCATGGGGACCGTGGTGACGTCTCTCTGAGTCGGAACCATCCCGACAGAAGGACGGCGCTACCTGCCCGCCTGCTTTCCAGGAGGGCTGCCTTCGACTGAAGGCGGCCGTCCCCCCGAGTGCTCATTCTGGCGGGTGAGGGAGGGGAGGCGTCAACGTGAGTGGTGTGATTACTCCGGCGTCCTGGATGTGGGCCCATGGGCTCGCGCGGCGGATTGGAACGAAAGTTCCGCCCGCAGCGGCGCATCGGCGCAGGAAGCTGCTGCTCATCCACCTCGATGGCGTACCCAAGGCCCTCCTGGACGAGGCGATTGTCGCCGGCAAGCTCCCGTTCGTCTCACGACTCATCCGCTCCGGCACGTATCAATTGGATGACGCCTTCTGGGGCGCGCCTACCTCCACGCCGTACTTCCAGGCGGGGCTCCTGTACGGCCTGAGGAATTCGAACCTGCCCGCCTATTCCTGGTTCGACAGGGAGCTTGGACGACAGGTGCGGATGAGCACGCCCACGGACGCACAGGTCATCGACGAGCGCCTGCGGAGCCAGGGGCGCGAGAGCCTGTTGGACGGAGGCGGCCACGGCTACTTCTCGCTGTTCCGCGCGGGCGCCCAGAACGCGCTCAGCATGAGCACGCTGGCCAGCTTCAAGCAGATGTCGCGCGCGTTCTCGTACGAGATGATGGGCCTGTCGGCGGGACGCACGCGAGGCCTCTGGGACTTCCTCGGCGCGTTCGGCATGGACACGTGGCGCTCGGCGCGCGAGGTGGCGCACTGGGCCCACGCGCTGCACGACTGGCGGCACGAGCAGTCCTTCCTCGTCAGCCGCGTGTTGTTGCAGCGGCTGGGCTGGAGCTTCGCGTACACCAAGGCGCTGGTGGACATGGTGCGCGGCGTGCCCGCCATCTACCTGGTGTTCGGCAACTACGACGAAGTCGCGCATCGCCGGGGGCCTCGCTCGGAGCTGGCGCTGTCCGAGCTGCACCGCGTGGACGCGTACCTGGAGGACCTCTACGCGATGTCCCAATCGGTGGAGCGCCCCTACGACGTCATCATCCTCTCGGACCATGGCCACGTGGACAGCCTGCCGTTGGAACAGCGCCAGGGGCGGAAGCTGGAGTCGCTGCTCCTCGAGGGCGCGCCTGGCGAGCTGTCCGAGGACGTGGTGCGCGGACTGCGCGACGGTCGTCCTCGTCAGGATTCAGTGGCGAGCGCGCCCTTCGAGCCCGTCATCGTCGAGTGCGGCAACTTCGCGCACGTCTATCTCTCCGGTGCGCGCGAGCCGCTGGAGGCCCGCGAGCTGCTCGCGCGACATCCGGATGTGCTGGCTCGCGCCACGCGCAGCGAGGACATCGGCATCGTCGCGCTGAGACGAGGTCACTCCGCGGTGGCGGTGATTCGCGGCGGCGTGTACGGCCCGGACGAGGTGGAGCGCGCGCCGCTGTCACCTGAGTTCAGCCGCCGCGCGGTGGCGGACTTCCTGCGGGGGCTGCCGGCGATGAAGACGGCGGGGGACCTGGTCGTCTTCGGAGAAGCGGTGCGCAGGGGCGGCACGGTGGGCTTCGCGTGGGAGTTCGGCTCGCACGGTGGGCTGACGCGCACGGAGGCCAACAGCCTGGTGTGCTGGCCCGCGGACGCGCCGGTGGACCTGTCCGGACTGGGGCACTGCGCCCAACTGCATGACCGGCTCGCGGAGGTCTATGTGCGGCAGGCGCCTCGCCTGAGGTGGGTGCAATGAAGGCTCCTCCGCGTCGCTCGAAGAGTGCGTGGCCCAGGCCGTCCGCGAAGGGCCTGAGCCTGCCCAAGGTGCTGCTCGGCGTGGTGGGGCTGGTGCTGTCCGCCGTCCTGCTCTCCACGGCCTTCTTCCACTGGAACCCCAAGGGCCCAGGTCCCCTGCTCCAGCCGCGCTTCCCGCTGGACGACTTCTTGCGGGACCTGCCCGGCCACCTGGTGTGGCTGCTGCCCTTCGTGTTGCTGCAGGGCTCCATCATCCCGCTGCGCGCGGTGCAGTGGCAGAGCACCCTGCGCAAGCGCGTGCCCTTCCGCGAGCGCTACCACCTGGTGGCCATCGGCGCCTTCGTCCACAACGCGCTGCCGGGGAAGCTGGGCGACATCCTGCGCTCGTTCCTGCTGTCGCGCACCGAGCGCATCCCCTTCCTGCGCTGCCTGGGCACCGTCGCCGTCGGCAAGCTGATGGAGTTCGCCGCGCTGATGATGCTGGTGACGCTGTCACTGCTGGGGCCCTTCGGCTCCACCCTCACGCGCTTCCAGGGGCAGCTGAAGGTGGCGGTGTCCCTGTGCGTGGGGCTCGTCGCGCTCGTGGTGCTGCTGGCCCACTGGTCGCTCCCGCTGGCGAACGCGCTGCACCGGCGGCACCGCTTCCCGCGGCTGGAGGGCTTCCTCCACCACGTGAGCGACGGGCTGGGCTCCGCGCGCTCCTTCATCGGCATGGGCAAGGTGCTCTTCTTCTCCCTGGGCCCCGTGCTCGCGTCGGCGCTGGCCTACGGACTGGCGCTGCATGGCATCGGCATCTCCGGCGGGCTCTTCGCGGGCGCGGTGGTGCTGGGCGCCATCTCCCTGGGACAGGCGCTCCCGGGCGTGCCCGCGGGCATGGGCATCTACTACTTCGTCACCAGCTGGGCGGCCCGCAGCCTGGGCGCCACCCCCGAGGACGCGGCGGCCTTCGCCACGCTCACCCACCTGGGCACGGTGTTCAGCCAGGCCGGCGTGGGCGCCGTCTCCGTCTACGTCCGGAAGATTCGAATCCGCGACTTGAGGAAGGGCGGCAGCCTGGCGCGCGAGGCCGCGCAGCACGTGGCGCATGAAGCGGTGGAGCCAGCGCCGCAGTGAGCAGGCCCCTGAAAAGCGAAAAGGGGCCCCGGTTTGAAACCGGGACCCCTTATCGACTTTGTGCCCAGGAGAGGACTCGAACCTCCATGCCCTTGCAGGCGCTAGACCCTGAATCTAGTGTGTCTACCAATTCCACCACCTGGGCAGGTGGCTGCACCGCCTCGGCGCCGTGGCGTCGCTGCGATGGGGCGGACATATAGAAGTCCTGCCCCGGCTCGTCAAGAACTACGTAACAACCTCACTTCTTCAGCGGCCATTTCCCCTCGGCCTCCAGGGCCCGGCGGATGACCGGGTTCTCGTCCATGAAGGCCGTGAGGGACTCCTCGGTGATCTCCACCACCACGTCCTCCTGGCTGACCTCCGTCTGGCAGCTCAACCGGGAGTACGGACGCACGTCGAACCCCATGTCCAACCGGTCCGCCTCCGCGTCCGATTGCTCGCTGAGCGAGTCCAGGCCCTTGCGCACCCAGATGTGACAGGTGGAGCAGCCACAAACGCCGCCACAGCTGTGGCCCACCTGGGCCCCCGACTGCTCGGCGGCGTCCAGGAGGATGGTCCCGGGGGGAACGTCCACGCTGACCTCGGCCAGCGGGCTCTTGAAGGTGACCTTGGGCACGTCAGTACTCCTCCACCGAGTGACCGGCCACGACCTGGGTGATGGCCTTGTTCATCACCCGCTCGATGAAGGGCCGGGACGTCTCGTCCAGGGCATGCACGGCCTCCTTGAGCTTCAGGTAGTCGTTGCCCTGGGCCAGCTCGCGCACGCGGGCGATGGCCGCGTCGATGGTGGCCTTCTCGCCGTCCTGGAGCAGCGAGGCGTGCTCGCCCAGCTGACGGTCCGCCTCGGCCAGCACGCGCTCGGCGTCCACGCGCTGCTCGCGCAGCTGCCGGGCCTGGATGTCGTCCTCGGCGTACTCGATGGAGTCGAGCAGCATCCGCTCGATTTCATCCTCGGTGAGTCCGTGGCTCGGCTTGACGGTGATGGACTGGGTGGCGCCCGTGCTCTGCTCCTTCGCGGAGACGGAGAGGATGCCGTCGGCGTCCACCTGGAAGCGCACCTCCACGCGCGCCATGCCGGCGGCGAGCGGGGGGATGCCGGAGAGCGTGAAGCGCGCGAGGCTGCGGTTGTCTTCCACCAGCTCCCGCTCGCCCTGCACCACATGCACGTCCAGGCCCGTCTGCGCGTCCTTGAACGTGGTGAACACCTGCGCCGCCGCGGTGGGGATGGTGGAGTTGCGCTGGATGAGCTTCTCGGTGATTCCGCCCATCGTCTCGAGCCCGAGCGACAGCGGAATCACGTCCAAGAGCAGCACCTCGTCCTGCCGGTCCGCGTTGGTGAGCAGGTCCGCCTGCACCGCGGCGCCCAGCGCCACCACCTGGTCCGGGTCGATGTCGCCCAACGGCTCGCGGCCGAACATCTCCGCGACGAAGCGGCGCACCGCTGGCACGCGCGTGGAGCCGCCCACCAGGATGACGCCGTCCAGCTCTCCCGCCGCCACGCCCGCGTCCTTCAGCGCCCGGCGGCAGACGAGGCCCGTCTTCGCCACCAGGGGCTGAATCCACGCGTCGAAGTCCGCGCGCTTCACCGCGTGCGAGCGGCCATCCACCGTGACGGTGGCCTCGCCAGCGTCGGTGAGGGCCTCCTTGGCCTTGCGCGAGGACGCGAGCGCCTCGGCGACCAGGGAAGGGGAGGGCTCGGTGATTCCGAGCGCCTCGAACACCTTCGTGGCAATCGCCCGGTCGAAGTCGTCGCCGCCCAGGGCCGAGTCGCCGCCGGTGGACTTCACCTCGAACACGCCGTCCACCAGCTTGAGGATGGAGATGTCGAAGGTGCCGCCGCCCAGATCGTAGACGGCGAAGGTGCCCTGGCTGCCCTTGTCCAGGCCGTATGCGAGCGCGGCGGCGGTGGGCTCGTTGAGCAGGCGCAGCACCTCCAGGCCCGCGAGCCTTCCGGCGTCCTTGGTGGCCTGGCGCTGGGCGTCGTCGAAGTACGCCGGCACGGTGATGACGGCCTGCTCCACCTTGCTGGAGAACTGCGCCTCGGCGCGGCGCTTGAGGGCGCGCAGGATTTCGCCGGACACTTCAATCGGCGTCACCGGATTGCCGCCCGACACGTCGAAGCGGACCACCTTGGCGCCGGGGACGAACTTGTAGTGGCCCAGCTTGCGCGTCTCGGCGTCCTCGGGGCCTCGGCCCATGAAGCGCTTCACCGACGCGATGGTGTCCGTGGGGTGCGAGGCCGCGAGCGCGCGAGCCCTGACGCCCACCACCACGCCGCCGTCCTGGCCGTAGTGCACCACGGAGGGGAGCAGCAGCGAGTCGCCCTCGTCCACCGGAACGCAGCGGGGCTTGCCCTGCGTCACCGCCGCCACCAGCGAGTGGGTGGTGCCCAGGTCGATGCCCACCGCCTGGCCCTTGGGCTTGAGCGGATCATGGATCTGCAGGTAGCCGTTCTTGCTCACGACAGACTCTCCTCCTCGAACGCTTCCACCTGCTCGAGAAAGCGCGTGAAGTAGCGCACCCGACCCAGGGCATGCGACGCCTTTCTCACCGGCACCTGTGAGTCACTGTCGCCCTCCAGGGCGCGCAGGGCACCGGCCGCCTCGTCGAGCGCCGCCTTGCGACGCCCCTCCACCTGGGTCCCCATGGCCTGCACCCGCGTCAGGTCCTTCTTCTCCATCGCGGTGTCGAGCGCCTCGCGCAGCTCCATGACCTCCTCCAGGAACTCCAGGGGCATGTCCTTCTGCGCGCCCGCGTCCTCGCGGTCCAGGTCCACGCCGTGGAGCTTGAGCAGGTAGAAGGCGCGGCGCACCGGGTCCTTGAGCGCCTTGAAGGCCTCGTTGAGGGCGGTGGTGCCCTCCAGGGCCTTGAGGCGCTCGCGCGCGTCGGCCTGGGCCACGCGGTCCGGATGCAGCTGGAGCGACAGCTCGCGGTACTGCTTCTCCAGCGCCGGCACGTCCACGTCGTAGGCGCGCGGCAGCCCGAAGACGTCGAAGTGGGTCCTCACTCGGTGTGCTCCATGGGGGCAGGGGGCGGATAAACGAAAGGGGCCCGGCGGCTGGCCGGACCCCGCGTGACTGAAGGTCCCCCGCGCGAGGCGAGGGACGAGGGCTGTCCCCACGTCAGACGGAGAAGCTCTCTCCGCAGCCGCACGCGGCCTTGATGTTGGGGTTGTTGAGCTTGAAGCCGGAGGCCATGAGCGTCTGCTCGAACACCAGCTCCGTGCCAATGAGGTACAGGTAGCTCTTCGGGTCCACGAAGACGCGTACGCCGTCCTTCTCGAAGATCTTGTCGCGCTCGCGGGCCTTCTCGGACCACTCCATGGAGTACTGGAGTCCCGAGCACCCGCCGCCCTTCACGGCCAGCCGCAGGCCGGCCTCGGGCGTCTGGCGCTGCTCCAGGAGCTCCTTGAGCCGCGCCACGGCGCTGTCCGCCACGACGATGCCCTTGGGGGCCGACTTCGCCACGGGCGCCGCGTTGGCCACCGGGCCGGGCGTCATCTGCTGGGTCGCCTGTTCGCTCATGGGTTCACCTCCTGGAGTCATGTGAAGAGCACCGTGCTCCCAGGACTTAAGATGCCTGGGCCTTGCGCGCGGCGCGCTTCTTCTTGAAGTCCTCGATGGCCGCCTTGATGGCGTCCTCGGCGAGGACCGAGCAGTGGATCTTCACCGGCGGCAGCGCCAGCTCGCGGGCCACGTCCTTGTTGGAGATGGTCATCGCCTGGTCCACCGTCTTGCCCTTCACCCACTCGGTGACCAGCGACGAGGACGCGATGGCGGAGCCGCAGCCGAAGGTCTTGAAGCGCGCGTCCTCGATGAGGCCGTCGTCCGAGATCTTCAACTGCAGGCGCATCACGTCGCCGCACGCGGGCGCGCCGACCAGA of Myxococcus fulvus contains these proteins:
- a CDS encoding HesB/IscA family protein; its protein translation is MSEQATQQMTPGPVANAAPVAKSAPKGIVVADSAVARLKELLEQRQTPEAGLRLAVKGGGCSGLQYSMEWSEKARERDKIFEKDGVRVFVDPKSYLYLIGTELVFEQTLMASGFKLNNPNIKAACGCGESFSV
- the omp85 gene encoding Omp85 family outer membrane protein, giving the protein MLLPAVLLVVLGAAPVKPPPRPAPGLPQTKADSGSDIIALPMMTFSSDHGISYGAVGGIYLYGPGKTPYAHSIGAQVLFSSRGVQSHYVRYDGPRLIGPLRLEAGLEYRRELKSPFFGAGNLSAPDFQGDLDNERYTFDKGAPGGWFRLRGRPFGPTHPLQSYVGYALRYTSVDTYDESMLHQQRPLGIEGGMTGQLLVGALWDTRDDETDPLEGGVEEIALRVSGMATGSRYQYAGITLSERRYLKLSSRLTLAQRLTLDMLFGEVPFFEWSNTGGVNVSEGIGGMSSVRGIERNRFSGNVKAFSNTELRYHAANLQVFGKSMKVGAVMFLDLGRVWHPGVPDGKWHEWHPGIGGGLRLMRRAAVVRMDYARSTETGRQRVYITFGHMF
- the hscB gene encoding Fe-S protein assembly co-chaperone HscB, translating into MRTHFDVFGLPRAYDVDVPALEKQYRELSLQLHPDRVAQADARERLKALEGTTALNEAFKALKDPVRRAFYLLKLHGVDLDREDAGAQKDMPLEFLEEVMELREALDTAMEKKDLTRVQAMGTQVEGRRKAALDEAAGALRALEGDSDSQVPVRKASHALGRVRYFTRFLEQVEAFEEESLS
- a CDS encoding 2Fe-2S iron-sulfur cluster-binding protein, whose translation is MPKVTFKSPLAEVSVDVPPGTILLDAAEQSGAQVGHSCGGVCGCSTCHIWVRKGLDSLSEQSDAEADRLDMGFDVRPYSRLSCQTEVSQEDVVVEITEESLTAFMDENPVIRRALEAEGKWPLKK
- the hscA gene encoding Fe-S protein assembly chaperone HscA, translated to MSKNGYLQIHDPLKPKGQAVGIDLGTTHSLVAAVTQGKPRCVPVDEGDSLLLPSVVHYGQDGGVVVGVRARALAASHPTDTIASVKRFMGRGPEDAETRKLGHYKFVPGAKVVRFDVSGGNPVTPIEVSGEILRALKRRAEAQFSSKVEQAVITVPAYFDDAQRQATKDAGRLAGLEVLRLLNEPTAAALAYGLDKGSQGTFAVYDLGGGTFDISILKLVDGVFEVKSTGGDSALGGDDFDRAIATKVFEALGITEPSPSLVAEALASSRKAKEALTDAGEATVTVDGRSHAVKRADFDAWIQPLVAKTGLVCRRALKDAGVAAGELDGVILVGGSTRVPAVRRFVAEMFGREPLGDIDPDQVVALGAAVQADLLTNADRQDEVLLLDVIPLSLGLETMGGITEKLIQRNSTIPTAAAQVFTTFKDAQTGLDVHVVQGERELVEDNRSLARFTLSGIPPLAAGMARVEVRFQVDADGILSVSAKEQSTGATQSITVKPSHGLTEDEIERMLLDSIEYAEDDIQARQLREQRVDAERVLAEADRQLGEHASLLQDGEKATIDAAIARVRELAQGNDYLKLKEAVHALDETSRPFIERVMNKAITQVVAGHSVEEY
- a CDS encoding RCC1-like domain-containing protein, translated to MHRAAAPRPVFWMSLCVGVCLAVGCEPREATPHEDEARATAAVIRTKPKARIAAGADHSLAIRPDGTVWGAGSNTQGQLGNASPLFTSTPIQAQGLTGAVAVSAGAYFSLALKSGGTVWAWGDNQEGQLGDGSTTRSMVPRQVPGLTGATAIAAGYCHTLVAKADGTVWSWGCNASGELGDGTTSARGTPAQVPGLSGMVAVAAGSQLSLAMRFDGTLWAWGSNDTGVIGDETVESSSTPVQVQGITQVTAASVGSMEVVAVKSDGTVWRWVFKDYPLEQVAGLSGVTDVAVGDTFILALTSSGTVWSWGANQHGQLGTGSKAVALVPTQVVGLTGVTAIAAGEGHSLATRSNGTLWAWGHNRYGQRGGGEPIRHWTPVATEGLSGVVSVAAGESHSLAVRDDGTVWAWGDNQQGQLGDGTSARRITPAQVPGLAGFQSVAAHGHQSIGLRWDGTVWRWGNYASTPWQVPGLDDIVAIAAGNYYGLALRGDGTVWAWGENWAGQLGDGTTTMRFTPARITTLDGIVAIAAGSSHALAVRYDGTVWSWGANGDGQLCQGTRTHGLLPVQVSGLAEVTSVAAGESHSLLVTSEGRGWACGFGASASLMTTDWSVATSPRAIDIEGILDVAAGGASSMARTAFGTLWMGGDNTWGNRGAGHDRLRIQPNEVLNLTSGVQAMAAGPEHSLAVDSEGILWAWGNNCDGQLGHGAAFDALVPVPSLLY
- a CDS encoding lysylphosphatidylglycerol synthase transmembrane domain-containing protein, which codes for MKAPPRRSKSAWPRPSAKGLSLPKVLLGVVGLVLSAVLLSTAFFHWNPKGPGPLLQPRFPLDDFLRDLPGHLVWLLPFVLLQGSIIPLRAVQWQSTLRKRVPFRERYHLVAIGAFVHNALPGKLGDILRSFLLSRTERIPFLRCLGTVAVGKLMEFAALMMLVTLSLLGPFGSTLTRFQGQLKVAVSLCVGLVALVVLLAHWSLPLANALHRRHRFPRLEGFLHHVSDGLGSARSFIGMGKVLFFSLGPVLASALAYGLALHGIGISGGLFAGAVVLGAISLGQALPGVPAGMGIYYFVTSWAARSLGATPEDAAAFATLTHLGTVFSQAGVGAVSVYVRKIRIRDLRKGGSLAREAAQHVAHEAVEPAPQ
- the iscU gene encoding Fe-S cluster assembly scaffold IscU, coding for MAYSDKVIDHYENPRNVGTMDKEDPNVGTGLVGAPACGDVMRLQLKISDDGLIEDARFKTFGCGSAIASSSLVTEWVKGKTVDQAMTISNKDVARELALPPVKIHCSVLAEDAIKAAIEDFKKKRAARKAQAS
- a CDS encoding alkaline phosphatase family protein; translated protein: MWAHGLARRIGTKVPPAAAHRRRKLLLIHLDGVPKALLDEAIVAGKLPFVSRLIRSGTYQLDDAFWGAPTSTPYFQAGLLYGLRNSNLPAYSWFDRELGRQVRMSTPTDAQVIDERLRSQGRESLLDGGGHGYFSLFRAGAQNALSMSTLASFKQMSRAFSYEMMGLSAGRTRGLWDFLGAFGMDTWRSAREVAHWAHALHDWRHEQSFLVSRVLLQRLGWSFAYTKALVDMVRGVPAIYLVFGNYDEVAHRRGPRSELALSELHRVDAYLEDLYAMSQSVERPYDVIILSDHGHVDSLPLEQRQGRKLESLLLEGAPGELSEDVVRGLRDGRPRQDSVASAPFEPVIVECGNFAHVYLSGAREPLEARELLARHPDVLARATRSEDIGIVALRRGHSAVAVIRGGVYGPDEVERAPLSPEFSRRAVADFLRGLPAMKTAGDLVVFGEAVRRGGTVGFAWEFGSHGGLTRTEANSLVCWPADAPVDLSGLGHCAQLHDRLAEVYVRQAPRLRWVQ